One window from the genome of Streptococcus parasanguinis encodes:
- a CDS encoding cysteine desulfurase family protein produces the protein MIYFDNSATTKPYPEALATYTEVATRIWGNPSSLHNLGSQATRILEASRKQIAELIGKKAEEIYFTSGGTEGDNWILKGVAFEKAPYGKHIIVSDIEHPAIKESAAWLKTQGFEVDYAPVDERGFVKVDALANLLRPDTTLVSVMAVNNEIGSIQPIHDIATLLEDRPTVSFHVDAVQALAKVATEVYLPERVDFATFSSHKFHGLRGVGFVYIKEGKKITPLLTGGGQEKEMRSTTENVAGIAATAKALRLAMENQEAFVSKTQQMKEVIRKELANYPDVTVFSGEDHFAPHILTFGIKGVRGEVVVHAFEEFDIYISTTSACSSKAGKPAGTLIAMGVDKSIAQTAVRLSLDLENDMSQVEQFLTKFKLIYEKTRKVR, from the coding sequence ATGATCTATTTTGACAATTCAGCAACGACTAAACCCTATCCAGAAGCCCTTGCGACTTATACAGAAGTAGCGACTCGGATCTGGGGCAACCCTTCTAGTTTGCACAATCTAGGTAGTCAAGCGACTCGTATTTTAGAGGCTTCTCGGAAACAAATTGCGGAGCTAATTGGCAAGAAAGCTGAGGAAATTTACTTCACGTCTGGTGGGACAGAAGGAGACAACTGGATCCTCAAGGGTGTCGCCTTTGAGAAAGCCCCTTATGGCAAGCATATCATTGTCTCTGACATCGAGCATCCTGCCATCAAGGAATCAGCTGCTTGGTTAAAGACGCAGGGATTCGAAGTGGATTACGCTCCAGTGGATGAGCGTGGCTTTGTCAAGGTGGATGCCTTGGCTAACCTACTTCGTCCGGATACGACCTTGGTCTCTGTCATGGCCGTCAACAATGAGATTGGTTCTATCCAGCCCATCCATGACATCGCGACTCTCCTAGAAGATCGGCCAACGGTTAGTTTCCATGTCGATGCGGTTCAAGCCTTGGCAAAGGTAGCAACAGAAGTTTATCTACCAGAGCGCGTGGACTTTGCAACCTTCTCTAGTCACAAATTCCATGGTCTTCGCGGGGTTGGATTTGTCTATATCAAAGAAGGCAAAAAGATCACCCCTCTCTTAACGGGTGGGGGCCAAGAAAAAGAAATGCGCTCGACAACTGAGAACGTGGCAGGTATCGCAGCAACCGCAAAAGCCCTTCGCTTAGCTATGGAAAACCAAGAAGCTTTTGTCAGTAAGACCCAGCAGATGAAAGAAGTTATCCGCAAAGAATTGGCCAACTATCCAGATGTCACTGTCTTTTCTGGTGAGGATCACTTTGCCCCTCATATCTTGACTTTCGGGATCAAGGGAGTTCGTGGTGAAGTAGTGGTCCATGCCTTTGAAGAGTTTGATATTTACATCTCGACCACTAGTGCCTGCTCGTCCAAGGCTGGAAAACCAGCTGGTACCTTGATTGCCATGGGAGTGGACAAGAGTATTGCCCAGACAGCTGTTCGCTTGAGTCTCGATCTGGAAAATGACATGAGCCAAGTCGAGCAATTCTTGACCAAATTCAAACTGATTTACGAAAAAACAAGAAAAGTACGTTAA
- the thiI gene encoding tRNA uracil 4-sulfurtransferase ThiI, whose protein sequence is MTLTYSEIMIRYGELSTKGKNRMRFINKLRNNIQDVLSIYPAVKVTADRDRAHAYLHGTDYEPVAESLKQVFGIQNFSPVYKIEKSVPALKAAVQGIMKEIYKEGLTFKISSKRSDHTFELDSRELNQTLGGAVFEAIPTIQAQMKKPDINLQVEIREEAAYISYETIKGAGGLPVGTSGKGMLMLSGGIDSPVAGYLALKRGVDIEAVHFASPPYTSPGALKKAHDLTRKLTKFGGNIQFIEVPFTEIQEEIKAKAPEAYLMTLTRRFMMRITDRIREVRGGLVIINGESLGQVASQTLESMQAINAVTNTPVIRPVVTMDKLEIIDIAQEIDTFEISIQPFEDCCTIFAPDRPKTNPKLKNAEQYEQRLDVEALVERAVAGIVVTEITPKSEKDEVDDLIEDLL, encoded by the coding sequence ATGACCTTAACCTATTCAGAAATTATGATTCGCTATGGAGAGCTTTCTACTAAAGGGAAGAACCGCATGCGTTTCATCAATAAACTTCGCAATAATATCCAAGATGTTTTATCTATTTATCCAGCTGTCAAAGTGACAGCGGACCGCGATCGGGCCCATGCTTATCTACATGGGACAGATTATGAACCAGTAGCAGAATCGCTCAAGCAGGTTTTTGGAATCCAAAATTTTTCACCTGTTTACAAGATTGAAAAATCAGTACCAGCCTTAAAAGCGGCAGTGCAAGGGATTATGAAGGAGATATACAAGGAAGGCTTGACCTTTAAAATCTCAAGTAAGCGGAGTGACCATACCTTTGAGCTCGATAGCCGTGAACTCAATCAAACCCTAGGTGGAGCTGTCTTTGAAGCCATCCCAACGATTCAGGCTCAGATGAAAAAGCCAGATATCAATCTGCAAGTCGAAATCCGAGAAGAAGCAGCCTACATCTCTTATGAAACCATTAAGGGGGCAGGAGGTCTTCCAGTTGGGACTTCTGGAAAAGGGATGCTCATGCTATCTGGTGGGATCGACTCTCCAGTAGCTGGCTACTTAGCCTTGAAGCGTGGGGTGGATATTGAGGCCGTCCATTTTGCTAGCCCGCCATATACCAGCCCAGGTGCGCTGAAAAAAGCCCATGATTTAACACGGAAGTTGACCAAGTTTGGGGGCAATATCCAATTTATCGAGGTGCCATTCACAGAGATCCAAGAGGAAATCAAGGCAAAAGCGCCAGAAGCTTACCTCATGACCCTGACTCGTCGCTTTATGATGCGCATAACAGACCGTATTCGCGAGGTTCGCGGTGGTTTGGTGATTATCAATGGTGAAAGCTTGGGACAAGTGGCTAGCCAAACCTTAGAGAGTATGCAGGCCATCAATGCAGTGACCAATACGCCCGTGATCCGTCCGGTGGTGACCATGGACAAATTGGAGATTATCGATATTGCCCAAGAGATTGATACCTTTGAAATCTCTATCCAACCGTTTGAAGACTGTTGCACCATCTTTGCACCAGACCGTCCGAAGACCAATCCCAAACTCAAAAATGCAGAGCAGTATGAGCAACGATTGGATGTGGAAGCTTTGGTCGAGCGTGCTGTAGCAGGCATCGTCGTAACGGAAATCACACCAAAATCAGAAAAAGATGAGGTCGATGACCTGATTGAGGACCTTTTATAA
- a CDS encoding lipoprotein produces MKKIIVLITSLLLLTGCVKVSFTSSNKESKSSQTSSSKKEALTFVRADQYKDQDNEILELAEKFIKDNPTLGDADKLFVFFPGYTFGDEETRLALFLMVNRTTTTIDRDASFVVNLEYDGAPILENITVDYQISESGVLKPNMVSAIPLKITKEQEEKLNSMTDSSKAKMSFKDFKYKSKG; encoded by the coding sequence ATGAAAAAAATTATCGTGTTAATAACGAGTTTGCTTCTTTTGACAGGCTGTGTCAAAGTATCTTTTACGAGCTCAAATAAAGAATCAAAATCTAGCCAAACCTCAAGCAGTAAGAAAGAAGCCCTAACATTTGTTAGAGCTGACCAGTACAAAGATCAGGACAATGAGATTTTAGAACTTGCTGAAAAGTTTATCAAAGACAATCCGACGCTTGGGGATGCTGATAAATTATTTGTCTTTTTCCCAGGTTATACGTTTGGAGATGAGGAAACTCGCTTGGCCCTGTTCTTAATGGTGAATCGGACCACTACAACAATTGATCGAGACGCTTCCTTTGTTGTGAACTTGGAATATGATGGAGCACCGATTCTTGAAAATATTACCGTAGATTATCAGATCAGCGAATCAGGTGTTTTAAAACCGAATATGGTTTCAGCTATTCCTCTCAAAATCACCAAAGAGCAAGAAGAAAAATTGAATAGCATGACCGATTCGTCCAAAGCTAAAATGAGTTTTAAAGACTTTAAATATAAAAGCAAGGGATAA
- the ppdK gene encoding pyruvate, phosphate dikinase, with product MTKWIYSFEEGSAKANDLLGGKGANLAEMSHLGLPVPPGFTITTKSCIHYLDHPDFFDSSLKEEVLKAVAQLEDKTGKSFSGENPHLLLVSVRSGAKFSMPGMMDTILNLGLNDQRAQLLAKETNLDFAYNCYRRLLQMFADVVYGIDKGLFDDQLAAFEQKQNKKVHDFDLAQQQKLIQHYKTLYSKHKQEFPENPHEQLYAAIQAVFKSWNNKRARIYRELHQIPHDLGTAVNVQAMVFGNSDQTSGTGVCFTRNPATGEAELFGEFLLHAQGEDVVAGVRTPEPIAALKEIQPETYQAFRDYAKILENHYKDMQDIEFTIEKGKLYILQTRNGKRTAKASLKIALDMVDQGLISKEEALLRVAPSSISQLIHPVFEETALEKAPFLAQGLPASPGAASGQIVFTADRAKEIHQEGKKVILVRQETSPEDIEGMIVSQAIVTSQGGMTSHAAVVARGMGTCCVAGCGELTISEENKSLSCGSLVLREGDLISVDGYSGRIYRGELPTVLVENNQDLQRLLAWADEVAILQVRANAETVKDLTTAMNFGAKGVGLARTEHMFFGQERILEMRRLILADSEEETKEALTRLLDFQEEDFYQMFQTVQDKPMIVRLLDPPMHEFLPKDSQEIVALASKLKKSPDKLAERIESLQESNPMLGHRGCRLGISKPEIYKMQTEAIFRSAIKLHQEGQQIKPEIMVPLIADQKELACIKEYLVQHIEQLFKQYGQEPFPYEIGTMIELPRACLTADKLAQEADFFSFGTNDLTQMTYGFSRDDIGKFIGQYKDKDILSFDPFQKIDREGVGELMRIAISKARQVKPNLTIGICGEVGGDPSSIAFFQDIQVTYVSCSPYRVPAARLAVAQAALQTKN from the coding sequence ATGACAAAATGGATTTACTCCTTCGAAGAAGGAAGTGCGAAGGCCAATGATCTCCTGGGTGGAAAAGGCGCTAATTTAGCTGAGATGAGCCATCTGGGACTACCGGTTCCTCCTGGATTTACCATCACCACAAAAAGTTGTATCCACTATCTCGATCATCCTGACTTCTTTGATTCCTCTTTAAAAGAGGAAGTTTTGAAAGCGGTTGCTCAATTGGAAGACAAAACGGGTAAGTCCTTTAGCGGAGAAAATCCTCACTTACTCTTAGTCTCTGTCCGGAGCGGGGCCAAATTTTCTATGCCTGGGATGATGGATACCATTCTCAATCTTGGTCTCAATGATCAACGGGCTCAATTACTGGCTAAAGAAACCAATCTTGATTTCGCCTACAACTGCTATCGCCGTCTACTCCAGATGTTTGCTGATGTAGTTTACGGCATCGATAAGGGACTTTTTGATGATCAACTAGCAGCTTTTGAACAAAAACAGAATAAAAAGGTCCATGATTTTGACCTAGCCCAGCAACAAAAATTGATCCAGCACTATAAAACTCTCTACTCCAAACACAAGCAAGAATTTCCTGAGAACCCTCATGAACAACTCTACGCAGCCATCCAAGCAGTCTTTAAATCCTGGAATAACAAGCGGGCTAGAATTTACCGGGAGCTTCATCAGATCCCTCATGATTTAGGAACAGCTGTCAATGTCCAGGCCATGGTCTTTGGAAATAGTGACCAAACCAGTGGAACAGGGGTTTGCTTCACTAGAAATCCTGCAACTGGGGAAGCAGAACTTTTTGGTGAGTTTTTGCTTCATGCTCAAGGGGAAGATGTCGTTGCTGGTGTCCGCACACCTGAGCCAATTGCAGCCTTAAAAGAAATCCAACCTGAAACCTATCAGGCTTTCAGAGACTATGCCAAGATCCTTGAAAACCATTATAAGGATATGCAGGATATTGAATTTACCATTGAGAAAGGCAAGCTCTACATCCTCCAAACCCGAAATGGAAAACGAACAGCCAAAGCTTCTTTAAAGATTGCTCTAGATATGGTAGACCAAGGTCTGATTAGTAAGGAAGAAGCTCTCCTGAGAGTCGCTCCTTCTTCTATCAGTCAACTAATTCATCCAGTCTTTGAGGAAACTGCTTTAGAGAAAGCACCTTTCTTAGCTCAAGGCCTACCCGCCAGCCCAGGTGCAGCTTCTGGCCAAATCGTCTTTACGGCCGACCGAGCTAAAGAAATCCATCAAGAAGGGAAAAAAGTCATCCTTGTTCGACAAGAAACTTCTCCAGAAGATATTGAAGGGATGATTGTCAGCCAAGCCATTGTCACTAGCCAAGGGGGAATGACATCCCATGCTGCTGTTGTAGCGCGTGGCATGGGAACTTGCTGTGTCGCTGGTTGCGGAGAATTGACCATCAGTGAAGAAAATAAAAGCCTTTCCTGTGGTAGTCTGGTCCTAAGGGAGGGAGATCTGATCTCGGTCGACGGCTACTCTGGTCGCATTTATCGTGGCGAACTTCCAACTGTTCTAGTAGAAAATAACCAAGACCTCCAGCGCTTACTTGCTTGGGCAGATGAAGTCGCCATCCTCCAAGTTCGAGCCAATGCAGAAACTGTCAAAGACTTGACAACCGCTATGAACTTTGGAGCCAAAGGAGTCGGACTGGCCCGGACAGAACACATGTTCTTTGGACAAGAACGGATTCTTGAGATGCGTCGCCTCATCTTAGCGGATTCCGAAGAGGAAACAAAAGAAGCCCTCACTAGACTCCTAGACTTCCAAGAAGAGGACTTTTATCAAATGTTCCAAACCGTTCAAGATAAACCAATGATTGTCCGCCTGCTCGATCCACCCATGCATGAGTTTCTACCTAAGGATTCCCAAGAAATTGTAGCATTAGCAAGCAAACTAAAAAAATCTCCTGATAAACTTGCCGAGCGCATTGAAAGTCTGCAGGAAAGCAATCCGATGTTGGGACACCGGGGTTGCCGTCTCGGCATAAGCAAACCTGAAATCTACAAGATGCAAACGGAAGCTATATTTAGAAGTGCTATCAAATTGCATCAAGAAGGCCAACAGATCAAGCCGGAAATCATGGTTCCTTTAATTGCTGATCAAAAAGAATTAGCATGCATCAAAGAGTATCTTGTTCAGCATATTGAACAACTTTTCAAACAGTATGGTCAGGAGCCATTTCCTTATGAAATTGGTACCATGATTGAACTGCCCCGTGCCTGCCTAACTGCTGATAAATTGGCTCAAGAAGCCGATTTCTTCAGCTTTGGCACCAATGACTTGACCCAGATGACCTATGGCTTCTCTCGGGATGATATTGGCAAGTTCATTGGCCAGTACAAGGACAAGGATATTCTTTCTTTTGACCCCTTCCAAAAAATCGATAGGGAGGGAGTCGGTGAATTAATGAGAATTGCTATCAGCAAGGCCCGTCAAGTAAAACCAAACCTCACTATTGGTATCTGTGGTGAAGTTGGTGGAGATCCTTCTTCTATTGCCTTCTTCCAAGACATTCAAGTCACCTACGTTTCCTGCTCTCCTTACCGGGTTCCTGCTGCTAGATTAGCCGTCGCTCAAGCAGCGCTTCAAACGAAAAACTAA
- a CDS encoding CBS domain-containing protein yields MKLSERQKKIVDIVKMHQPLSGEKISELLDISRATLRPDLSFLTLVGILKATPKIGYTYSGLDLETLFFFDTFQKEVAEIMTSPVLVTHDSYIQDAIITLFMYDADVLYVIDEGKLLLGIMSRKDLLRASLNSSIQTTPVAVCMTRMPHIITCTKDMNILEAAALLQDHAIDSLPVVDEENDRKIVGTVTKSALLDYIILQARSAELKSEEE; encoded by the coding sequence TTGAAATTAAGTGAACGTCAAAAGAAAATAGTTGACATTGTAAAAATGCATCAGCCCTTAAGCGGAGAGAAGATTTCTGAGTTATTGGATATTTCAAGAGCGACCCTTCGCCCGGATTTGTCCTTTTTGACCTTGGTTGGAATTTTGAAAGCTACACCAAAAATTGGTTATACCTACTCTGGATTAGATCTCGAAACGCTTTTCTTTTTTGATACTTTTCAAAAAGAAGTGGCAGAGATTATGACCTCTCCTGTTTTAGTCACCCATGATTCCTATATTCAGGATGCCATTATCACCCTATTTATGTATGATGCTGATGTCCTCTATGTTATCGATGAAGGCAAGCTCTTACTGGGAATTATGTCCCGTAAAGATTTATTGAGAGCATCTCTTAATTCGAGTATCCAGACGACCCCTGTAGCAGTTTGTATGACTCGAATGCCACATATCATTACCTGTACTAAAGATATGAATATCTTAGAAGCGGCTGCCCTCCTACAAGATCATGCCATCGATTCCTTACCAGTAGTCGATGAGGAGAATGACCGAAAAATTGTGGGAACGGTGACCAAATCAGCCTTGCTCGATTATATTATCCTACAAGCAAGAAGTGCTGAACTGAAGAGTGAAGAGGAATAA
- a CDS encoding pyruvate, water dikinase regulatory protein — protein MKKEIIVYSISDSLGGTSQKLLSAVTAQYPEIIFNNSYRFPFINQEEELLDILYDALKDDALVISTLVNSQLASVAREFSQKNGLAYLDLMHPFFEIIQEKTGTRPIEVPGTLHRLDSDYFKKISAIEFAVKYDDGKAPQGFLEADLVLLGVSRTSKTPLSIYLANKGYKVANLPLIPEVPLPQVLDKVDSRRLIGLICEPEKLMKVRSHRLDSLGLTQETSYTNLEKIYQELDYSKKVFKQYGAQVINMTDKSIEETAFLIEEQLKKMN, from the coding sequence ATGAAAAAAGAGATCATTGTATATAGTATTTCAGATTCTTTGGGAGGGACTTCCCAAAAATTATTGTCAGCAGTTACCGCACAGTATCCAGAGATCATTTTTAATAATAGTTATCGTTTCCCTTTTATCAATCAAGAAGAGGAACTCTTGGATATCTTATATGATGCCTTGAAGGATGATGCACTTGTCATCAGCACCTTGGTCAATAGTCAGTTAGCATCAGTAGCCAGAGAATTTAGCCAAAAAAATGGTTTGGCTTATTTGGATCTCATGCATCCATTTTTTGAAATCATCCAAGAAAAGACTGGTACCAGACCAATAGAAGTTCCAGGAACCTTGCACCGCTTGGACAGTGATTATTTTAAGAAAATATCAGCCATTGAATTTGCTGTGAAATATGATGACGGTAAGGCACCCCAGGGTTTTTTAGAAGCCGATTTGGTCCTACTTGGTGTTTCCCGTACTTCAAAAACGCCCCTTAGTATTTACCTGGCCAATAAGGGCTACAAGGTTGCAAATCTACCTTTGATCCCAGAAGTTCCTTTACCTCAGGTCTTAGATAAGGTTGATTCTCGTCGCTTGATTGGGCTGATCTGTGAGCCTGAAAAATTAATGAAAGTTCGAAGCCATCGCTTGGATTCTTTAGGATTAACACAAGAAACAAGCTATACGAATTTAGAAAAAATCTATCAAGAATTGGATTATTCCAAGAAGGTCTTTAAACAATATGGCGCTCAAGTCATCAATATGACAGATAAATCGATTGAAGAGACAGCTTTCCTAATTGAGGAGCAATTAAAGAAGATGAACTGA
- a CDS encoding fructose-bisphosphatase class III, whose amino-acid sequence MEQYKRILLEKFDSRQKVITELTNLEAILNLPKGTELYISDIHGEFAAFDYILRSCAGILNEKINDCFAASLSQEEKNILSALVSYPELVLEGVNKEKEWYKSTISQLLTLLSFVAAKYSRSKLRKALPQEYAYIIEELIYSDLTLADKHSYFHTILSYVIELREADPFILGIASSIRRLLIDHLHVVGDIFDRGAGSAQVMDELLQFHSIDIQWGNHDIIWMGAFFGSKACLLNVLRIAARYGYLWDIEKAYGLNIRSLTLFADKTYKANPKFRPILGTRAEEFTAEEILQLEKVHQALAILQFKIETQLMKRRPEFQMDNQILLDNIDYWKNTITIDGKSYSLQNTCFQTIDRAKPSELSSEEKQIVDSILASFQGSPKMAKHMELLMKKGSMYKVYNHHLLFHGCIPLKPSGEFQPLVLHQAQYAGKELLDFFEYHIRLAAKNKEVGNDLSTDLMWYCWRGQLSPLFGKNKMTTFERYFIEEAETHKEIENEYFSYRNSKKICQLILEEFGLEAKVSRIVNGHTPVKTGKGESPIRGEGLLFVIDGGLCEAYQKKTGTAGYSLLNNSYGFQLVTHQPFQDIQKVVDSPFEQTSLKRVIEDLEDRTLIQSTTIGKNLLEQQQELIQLLHEFYDG is encoded by the coding sequence ATGGAGCAATATAAGCGTATTTTACTAGAGAAATTTGATTCTCGTCAAAAAGTCATTACTGAACTCACTAATCTTGAGGCCATTTTAAACCTACCAAAAGGGACAGAGCTCTACATAAGTGATATTCATGGAGAATTTGCGGCTTTTGATTATATTTTGAGAAGTTGCGCTGGAATTTTAAATGAGAAAATTAATGATTGCTTTGCAGCTTCCTTGTCACAAGAGGAAAAGAATATACTGTCAGCTCTGGTATCTTATCCAGAGCTAGTTTTGGAAGGAGTGAATAAGGAGAAAGAGTGGTATAAATCAACGATTTCTCAACTCTTGACTCTATTGAGTTTTGTAGCAGCTAAATATAGCCGTTCCAAACTGAGAAAGGCCTTGCCCCAGGAATATGCCTATATTATAGAAGAACTGATCTATAGTGATCTTACGCTAGCTGATAAACATTCTTATTTCCATACTATCTTAAGTTATGTTATTGAACTAAGAGAAGCGGATCCCTTTATCTTGGGAATTGCCAGCAGTATTCGTCGCTTATTGATAGATCACCTGCATGTGGTAGGAGATATTTTTGATAGAGGGGCTGGAAGTGCCCAGGTAATGGATGAGCTTCTTCAGTTTCATTCCATAGATATTCAATGGGGCAATCACGATATCATTTGGATGGGAGCTTTTTTTGGATCCAAGGCGTGTTTATTGAATGTATTGCGCATTGCAGCACGCTATGGTTATTTATGGGATATCGAAAAAGCTTATGGCTTAAACATTCGATCCTTAACCTTATTTGCGGATAAAACCTACAAAGCCAATCCTAAGTTTAGGCCTATCCTGGGGACAAGAGCGGAGGAATTTACAGCAGAAGAAATATTACAGCTGGAAAAGGTCCATCAAGCGCTGGCCATTCTCCAATTTAAGATAGAAACTCAATTGATGAAGAGACGGCCAGAATTTCAGATGGACAATCAAATCCTGCTGGATAACATTGATTATTGGAAGAATACAATTACTATTGACGGGAAGAGCTATTCCTTGCAAAATACCTGCTTCCAAACCATAGATCGGGCAAAGCCTTCTGAATTATCCTCAGAAGAAAAACAAATAGTAGACAGTATTCTGGCTTCCTTCCAAGGATCTCCAAAAATGGCCAAACATATGGAACTGTTGATGAAAAAAGGTTCCATGTATAAGGTTTACAATCACCACTTGCTGTTTCACGGCTGTATTCCCTTGAAACCTTCTGGGGAATTTCAACCTCTGGTTCTTCATCAAGCTCAGTATGCGGGAAAAGAATTACTAGACTTTTTCGAATATCATATACGCCTTGCAGCAAAAAACAAAGAAGTTGGGAACGACCTTTCAACGGATTTAATGTGGTATTGCTGGCGAGGGCAATTATCTCCTCTCTTTGGGAAGAATAAGATGACGACTTTTGAACGGTATTTTATTGAGGAGGCAGAAACGCATAAGGAAATAGAAAATGAGTATTTTAGCTATCGCAATTCAAAAAAGATTTGCCAATTAATTTTAGAGGAGTTTGGTCTTGAAGCCAAGGTATCTCGCATTGTGAATGGACATACACCAGTGAAGACAGGAAAAGGGGAATCGCCCATTCGGGGTGAAGGGCTACTCTTTGTCATTGATGGGGGTCTTTGCGAAGCATATCAAAAGAAGACAGGTACAGCAGGCTATTCACTCCTTAACAATTCCTATGGTTTTCAACTGGTAACCCACCAGCCCTTCCAAGACATTCAAAAGGTAGTAGATTCGCCATTTGAGCAAACTTCCTTGAAGAGGGTTATTGAAGACCTGGAGGATAGGACCCTCATCCAATCAACCACTATTGGTAAGAACTTACTAGAACAACAGCAAGAACTGA